CAGTTATAGAGTGCAAGTATGAACAGGAATCTGCTTCATATCTATCAGCAAGTTCAGAGCATATGAACGATTCGGATGGAACGGAGACACAGTCATCTGCTAAAGAACCAGTATATACTGAAATGCTTGCTAAtaatgaagatgaagaagagccCGAAGCTCAACCTGAGGGTCAAGCTGCAAAACGGACTCGTAGCTCAGGGACTCTTCAAGATGCAATGTTGGCGATAGCTTCAAGCATCCAGCACTTAGCTGACACAATCGAGCAAAGCAAGCATGCCATTGACACCCCTGCTCTTTTGCAAGCTGTGATGGAAATCGAGGGTCTGGAAGAATCGAAGCAAATGTATGCTTTCGAGTTTTTGAATGAGGACCCTGTCAAAGCCAGGGCATTCATGGCATACAATAGAAGACTCAGAAGAATATATTTGTTTCGACTGTTTGAATGGTGGAGATAATGTTTTGATGGTCTATTCTACTTCTTGGTTCTCTCTTTTTGATGGATGAGTCCATTATATTTACTCTTTCACATTTTGTTGTGGAGTATTCACTGAAGAGAATGCTGCCCATACATAAGAAGTGTACCCATATTTAAGCTGGCACAGAATTGTACAGGAATGTTGTACTATGATTCTTGTGCTGCTTACTGAAAATTTTATCAAATAACTTGCAACTTTGTACCAGAAAAAATATGGTACCCTTTTGTTGTGAAGAAATTCCTTTTTGCGCTGGACCAGCGGATTCCACTTAGTGATGTGTACCATTTCATATTCCAATACTTGTTCTATTTTGTTATTTTCTTAttctaattataaattattatcaTGGTCAATATATTGTGAAAGCCCACTAATTAATTAGCTTCTTAATAAAAGATGGGATTATCTTTAGTCCCTTAATAATACTTCAATGCATTAAGAAACATACAAAACACGGATCTTATCCTCTTTCACTAGCAATCTTCCACTTTCAAAACCCATTAATCTTGTATTTAACATACATAGAAATTAGTGCATATAAGTGAAAGCGCATCTGCAAAAATATTGGTACATCCTTCTCCTTTATCGTTAAGCCATTTTATTGTAAAGTAAATGATAACTCCATATTATCTGTGTGATCAATACCGAATACATACATTTGTCAGATCATGTCAAAATTTAGCCTATGTTTTAAAGCTAAAGGTCAGGATCCTATTCAACATTGGTCAGATCTTACTCGACATCTAGTTTATGTTTTCATATCATCAAAATTTAGTCCTTGTCCTAAAGCTTTAATTAATTTGGTACCTACCTTGTAATCCAACGATAtatacttcacccactttagaTGAATATTTCAGTATGGCTATGGATCACCCTGTAGTTAAAATTATCATTTCTAGTATGTACTCCACATGTTTCGAATTAAATGTAATTTTGTAAACTTACTGGTTTCTTTAGAATAAAGCAAAATTTGcttagagaaaagaaaaaaaaaaaaacatatcatGCATTCATGCATGTAATTCTTTTCGTATAAGATGTGTTTGAAACATTTCCATTTCATAAAAGTGCAAACTTTTGTTACCAGTGGAAAATGTCCCAATTATCTATCTTATTCCACACGGTCTTTTATCTCGTTTTCAACTGATCAACCATTGTAATTGGACATTTTCTTGGCGTTAGTCCTTTACCAGACAAAACAGCCTCTTGTTTCTCTGTATACGCGTACCCAAGAAGACTTTTCTTCAGCAGAAATGACCAAATTAAGGAACAGTTTTGTCCAAGTTCTAGACAAGATTTGAAAAATCAAATGGTGGGACTAGACTACATAGTAAAGAAATCGAAAAGTATTGAGCATATTCTGGAAAAGATCAGCGACATATTAAGATTTTTGTACTTGGTTCTATATGTCGATGCGTATGTATATTGAAAAGTATTTTGCAATTTAAAGCTTTTTAAATTTCAATTCATTTTCCACCTACTAACGTTCTAACAATATATATAACTGATTTCAATCATTTTTGAATTGGTCCAATCGATATATTAAAGTCTATGAAAAACTTCGCATTCATTTAAGGGCAAAAAACATTTAAGGGAAAATGACGATATTTTTTAGTTTTaaaaatatatcaatagatttgttacaaaatctatacgaATCAGGTAAATTAAAAGGAATtaaataaaacacattaaatatactgtttttcttattttatccacttttctctctccattcaaaattaagagatattgttccctgattttctccaacttttgctcttttatttcatctacttttctctctccattcaaaattAACAGATATTATTtcctaattttctccaacttttactcAAAAAGTCCATTCTAATCGGTATTTATTTATGTATAAAGTTCATACACcacaaaacatatatgtacaattTATGTAGGCgatatgtataactgtataaattcgttataatttttacATATGAAACATGTATAAAAGTCGTAtatatattttgattatgataaagtacacTTGAATTGTATAAAATAttatcaaagtatgtataaattttgagaaaatatgtataataaatttgtaattgatacaaaccagattccatacaaagttcatacactagaaaataaatatgtataaatttttgtatgcaatatgtataactgtataaattcgttataatttttatgtatgaattatgtgtaaaagttgtatgtatattttgattatgataaagtacatataaattgtacaAAATCTGATCAAggtatgtatagattatgagaaagtatatatgtataataagttttCTGATTCATACAAACCATattccatacacatttcatacactaaTTCATATCGAAAATTTATTCGCATTTCATACACATTGTACTGCATATATCCAAATGATATATAACATAtttcatacacatttcatacatatcttAGTTTTCAACATTGTTGAAAACTACagtttatataatatataaagatttcaaacacacaatgatcacacatatctcaaaacgatacaaaccaatttttatatacaattaatacacaGGTTAGTAACAAAaaaaatactttgtaatattGGGTTGAAAATTTATTTTAGGAGAGAAGATGAGTTTTAGGTTTGGAAATGGTATCTATCATAGAAGGagagggggagagagagagagagaaatcttttaaaaaagaagaaaaagttgatgggtaactatcctaaaattaagttcacaTTTAAAATCATATTCTTTTCCTTAAAAAAGGCCTAAAATTGTGGGATCCTATTAAACCCAATTTTGTATACCTTGTAATTTtgttggtatattttgtaaataaaaaaaagtattcttatattttgtaatatagagtcctaagtagtattattaggttATTTTCCCATTCATTTAAATTACATTCATGATAAGCAAAGAAATTAATGAAGAATTAATTCAGAGAATATGATAAAATCAAAGGCGGCGTTGCGCTTACATTAATAGCCGCATGTTTGGTTATTTATAAGAGAAAACATCATCTTTAATTTGGCCTAAACATtattcaataataataataaaagtgactattTTAACATGTGAACAGTGAACTATATGGATACTTTGCATTGATTTACATAGCGAATATATTTAGATGAATATATTAAGATTGAATTTCACTCAATAATCATACATTTAGGAATAAATTGACATGATATCAAAACACGTAACCAAATTAAGTTACTGGATGCGATAATATGAGAAATTTGAGAAGTATCCATGTGGTAAAGGAGGTTcgttttttgttctttttttttaaaaaaaaaaaaattaactaaacGATATTCGAAATTTACCGATCTAATTAATCTGAATTTATGCCATAAATAAAAATCTACTATGGGAGATTTTAGCTGTAAGCTCATTCTGAGTTTCGTTCCTTCCCCACATGGTTTCTAGTTCTTGTTTTCTCGATCAAGACCGGTGGTTAAAATTGTTTGCTCATGGGCTCTAACTTAACTAGTTGATCTTTAATTACTTAACGGACCATTCGAGCCGTCCTTCGACATTTTCTTTTGACTCTTGTGGCTCCCAAACGAACTAAATAACCAAGTAAAAATGAGAACCTTTTAGTGTTACTTGCAATTCCAATTCAAATAGTAAGACGAAAAGATTGAAAAGTACGTTTTCCTAATAAATCCAAAAAGTATTAACTATGAGAGAGTTCCAGTCTTTCCACAACTAGTACATGAAATTAAGAACAAAGACTTTTCTACGTCAAGTGGCATGTACTGTCTATTCCCACGCTAGCTAGTTAGTTTCCTTATAAATAAGGCCTATTTATCCTTCACCATTAATTCACAGATCAAACCCACAAGAAATTAAAATCACAATGGAGAGAGTTAACAAGTTGTGTGTAGCATTTTTTATGATCAGCATGATGATTGCAATGGCCTCGGCACAGAGTGCTACTAACGTGAGAGCAACATACCATCTTTACAATCCGCAAAACATAAACTGGGATTTGAGAACAGCCAGCGCTTTCTGCGCTACTTGGGATGCTGACAAGCCTCTCGCTTGGCGCCAGAAGTATGGCTGGACCGCTTTTTGCGGTCCAGCTGGTCCTCGTGGCCAAGATTCATGCGGTAAATGCCTGAGGGTACgtatctgtataattttataccatCAGATCACCTAAATGATATATAATTATGTACTATATAATTATCTAAAAGGGTATATTTTAATCACAAGCACACTTTATGCGTTTGAATTTAATGACAGGTTATACATTCATGGAATATAAGGTTCACAAAGAAACGTGAATTATTGTACGTAAAGTATTTGAAAGAGAAATTACTGAAACTTGTTAACGGTTTCAGCACATTTATTTAAACATattaactgcttatttataaaattagcTTCACCAAGTGGTTTTTAGCACTTGATGCTTAGCACCTACATTAAATCAGCTAGTCCAGCTCTGAAAATACTTAATCTAGAATTATATGCCCAATCAAATTACCCCATGTATGGATGACTAATTTAAAAGTTTTTCTTATAAAAGATTATATAAAAAGATATGTATGTATGGTGAAGCTAAACGGCAAGTTAATGTGTTTGTGCAGGTGACAAACACAGGAACAGGAACACAAGCAACAGTGAGAATAGTAGATCAATGCAGCAATGGAGGACTTGATTTGGATGTGAACGTGTTTAACCAATTAGACACTAATGGATTGGGCAACCAGCAAGGCCACCTTACTGTCAACTACGAATTTGTCAACTGCAATGACTAAGCTACCTCTTCCACAAAATTAAAGCACCATCATCAATAATATAAACCACGATCGAGATTGATGTTTAGAATAAAAGGGACTGAGCTTTTAATAGTAGTATAATTTTATGAAAGCTTTACACCACGTACTTAATTGTATGCCATTCACGATTAATAGAATAAAGTTATTGCTAGTACTTAATACTATGAAGTGGATGAATACTTGTGTATGACTTGTTGTCTTGATTCTATTGCGTGGGCATTTCCCCTTTCCAAAGAATTGAAAGAAAAGAAAGTGTAAACATACTAGTAATTCTCTGGAAACACTAAGACAAGTACACAAATTACTACAGTTGAGGAATATTAATACTCCCTTCTCCAAAAGCATGAAGCCTTGAAATATGGATATCACTAAgacaataaaaaatttaaaataagtaaaaatAAGAGGGATATTTGAGGTGAGATTAGACTGATTGGTGCccaaatagaaagaaaaaaatcaaCTCTATTTGTGTCACTATAAGATTATCTCagtataaaattaattttatactTGTATTTTTCCCTAACTTATACTCATTTAAGCTATTCTCTTGTACTTGATATAACATGAAATCAAATTAAATACCGAAATCATAATATGGCTAATTTAAGTgcaatattttttatattattatccTTGCATAACTAACCGGAATTTTAAAAAACTAACTAATGAACCAAACGATCctgttttaattttttaaagACTTTAATGATTCATATCACTTGGGGACATGTTGGCCGTAGTCGTGGACTGTTAAGATTATTTCTACTTTAGCttaaacaaagaagaagaaaaaaaaaaaaaaaagaaacaggaCAATTCATCATCTAGCTGTCACCCACATCCTCCATTGTTGGTATAAAAGGTAAATAAAAAACACAACCAAAAGAGAAAATATGAAAGAAGGAATATACTGAATCAAAATCCTTCTTCAAATATTACACCAAATAGCCATGTCTGAAAATCTTTCCAATTATGGCACACTTCCAACATCCACGTCACCAACACCACCCCCACCGACCACCCATTCGGCCAGAAAACCACCTCGTCCACCTCTACCACCACTCcgaccaccaccaccaccaccaccaccacccccaTCCAGATCCGAAACACCCACGCGCCGTCCATGGCGCGTGTTCTTCGATTACACCCTCATTTCCCTTCCTTACAACTACACCGAAGCCATGACGCGCGTGAGACGCAACCTTAACTACTTTCGCGTAAATTACGCTATGGTAATCCTCGTTATCCTCTTCATCAGCCTTGTTTACCATCCAATCTCAATGATCGTGTTCTTGGCTGTTTGTATAGCTTGGTTATACTATTTCCGTGAAGAACCAATCATAATTATGGGTACCCAATTGGATGATCGTCTTGTTTTGGTTGGTTTAGGGTTGGTTACTGTCATCGCCTTAGCGTTTACTCATGTGGGGGTTAATGTTTTGGTCGCTTTGATTATTGGGTTTCTTGTTTTGGGCCTACATGGGGCTTTAAGAGGAACTGAGGATTTGTTCTTGGATGAAAATGAGGCTGCTGAAGGTGGGTTGCTTTCGGTTGTAAGTGAAGAACAAATCAGGTCTAGTTATAGGTAGTGTATTAATGATATGGGAAATTTGAAAGAAGGGGTTTTTATAATTGTTCTTGGATTACATTGGGTGAAATGGGGGTGATGAGTTTGAGTGAAGGAACATTTCTAATTTTAGAGCAGATTTGTTGCTTGGAGGTGTTTGCCTACATAGATAGTCGAAAAGGTGATTCTTTTTTGCCCTCAACACTGGCTATGATTGCGAGTGTTACtttgttttgattatgatacaaatgAGGGTCGATCAAAGTGTTGCATTGTGTTCAATTAAAATTTTGGCTAGTTTTTTCTGAATCTATGTATCCATTAAGTAATCTTTAGGTCAATTTTTCATTGCCTATCCGAAAGAAGTTACATTCCTTCATTTATTTGCCTCCAATTATGATAACCATTAAGTAATCTCTATATAGTACATTCTACTGCAGCTTCAAATGATATGGGAAATCAGAAAGAAAGGATTTTTGATAATTGTTCTTGGATTACGTTTGGTGAAATGAGGGTGCTGAGTTTGAGTGAAGTAGTGGTTGCAAAGTGTAAACGTGCGAAGGAACATGCCTAATTTGTCTAATTTTGGAGCACATTTGTTGCTTGGAGGTGTCTGCCTATATAGATAGTCGAAAAGGTGATTCTTTTTTGCCTCAACCCTGTTTTCGAGATTTAGTGGAATAGGGGCTATGGATTGGGATTGTTACTTTGTTTTGATTGTGATACGAATGAGGGCCGATCAAAGTGCTGCATTGTACTCAATTAGAAATTTGGGTAATTTTTGCTGAATCTATGTATCCATTAAGTAATCTATAGGTCAATTTTTACAAATTTTCGTTGTCTATCCGTAAGGAAAAGTTATATTTCTTTATTGATTTGGCTCCAAGTATGATATCTTTTCTCTTGATATTTTGTTGTTTGGATATATAAAATCAGCAAATGTGAATGCAAGAAGGCGTGATCTTTACTTTTTACCTTCTTCTCAGGCTGTTATCCTGGTTCCTTGTTTCTTCATGTTCCCATTGTTATCCGTCTTTCTATCCGTTTGAACTTTTTAGGCTTCTATCTTACGATTTATTTATGCATAGCTAGTTCCTAATCTGATCCAGTAGCTCAACTTTGTGCCATTGGCATGTGTTTGCGGAGTTAGGTGTGTGATTTGCTATATATTGGCTGGATTATTTGCCTTTTACTCTGTTTCTGATAATTTGTCCCTTAGCTCTCTTTGTCTTGCCCTTCTCCTTTCCCCTTGCCAGTATTATAAGTAGTGTTCTTCGGTACCTATTAACATCTACACGAAGGCTCATGCAGATCTTCGAAGGAGTAAAGTGGATTGCTCTTGAAACCTTTGTAGTGGTTTCAGTATTCCCTTGGAATTGTAGATTGTGGATAATGATATCATTCATGTTTATATTTGCAGTCCTATTGTTTTACTACCGTGGGTTCTGAATTTGTGTCCTTATTTATTCCACTCAAGAGTCTAGTAAGCTGCTATCGATATCTAAGGACCACTCCCCAGACCAAAAAATATCACTTTATTTCTCATGGTTCACGCATGTATCTGTGTGATCACGAATATAAAATCTGATTGTCACGGTAGTTAGCAACTTGaactaggaaaaaaaaaaaagaataggcTACTGTTTCATTTAAATATCATAGACCTGGCAGATCATTATCAAAATATCATAGACCTGAGAGCTCATAGCTGAAAATTCCAAGGCGTATGCAACACACTGGGAAATTTCTTGTTATGGCCTTTCAAGTTTTGTTAACCTTTTTTGTCTGTAACGTATCACACTCAGGGGAAGTTAACCTGATCAGTGTTGAGAAAGAAATCTAACCCTGTTGCTGTTTATGCTAATGTGGCCTTGCATATGCATGTCCCATGTTGAAGGAAATTACGAAATACATCTATATTCCAGTTTTTACCGTAATTTGCATCTGGTATCACCTTGGTGTATGAAGGAATATGCTTAGTTTTCCAGCATATCATACTCTTATTGAATAATCTAAATGTTGTGGCATGTCAATTAGACCAAAAGTAGCTGGAGTAGGGTATCAATTATGTATTTACATATTTGTGTCTAATTTGAGTACACATTTAAACCAGATGTTTTAGTAAATTTGAGTACACATTTGAACCAGATAGAATCATGTTTTAGTACCTTCTTTTTTGCAAATTAGGAAGATCCATAATATGTAGGCATCCCAGTGTACTTTGGAAGATATAAAGCAAGTACCTGGAGAAATGTTTTTTCTTGGTATGCCATATTCGGAGAATATCAGTTTGGAAGATGGTAACTTTATAAAAGTTTCGTCTTCTGTTACGGTTTTGATTTGTACGTCAATGTCATATTTAATTGACGTACAACTCTTCAGAAAGAACATTCACATCATGTAATTCCGTTGGTTAACATGATTTAATTTATGTGCTTAGTCTGTCAAATTTAGAGATTAGAGTAAGAGCTGTTATATACTCAAAGGGAGAGAAGGAATTACATTGAATGTTTTCCCAGAATATAGTAAAAAGTTGATCCTTTATGTCAGAGTGGCTTTATCAAATCAAAGCTCTGAATCCTCTGATATACTCAAAAGTTTGATATCTACTCTGACATAAATGCTCCATCAAATTAATGACTTTAACTAACTTATGGTTCCTGGCAGGCGCTTTATTTTGCTCGTCTGAACCCAGTGGTTTTCGTTTTTAGAATTACTGTTATGTTTTACATGATCATTCCGATAGCACCCTTGCTATTTCTTGCAACTGTTCCAGTCACACTGCTTATTTTCGGTGATTGTATTGGCGGTACTGTACTTTTGATTGTTCCAGTGGCACTGTACCTCTTTTGGCGACTGTTCTGGACTTCTGTTGATACCACACCTCATTTCCTGGACTCTCCAACAGTATCATGTCTCTGCCGTCCATCCATTCTTCTGGCCATTTTCCCAGCAACTTGGTCGACGAGCTGCAACTTACGGATTTGTCTAGCTTCCATGATTATCTGTTTTCTATATTTTAGAAGTAAATTGTAGTTAGTTTGCAGGGATGAATGGAGAAGGAAATCATCATTGGTTCTACCTCCTATTTCTCCTGAAGTATAGATCTTTTTCCCGAAGGATTAGAAAAAATGGACATTGATTTTAAAGGAAAGTATCAAAAGATTAGAAATGTTAAAATTTTAAGTTAGATATCGTCCCATGTTTGGCAAGTATTAAACTTGTATAGCATATTTGTATTTGACATCAATAAATAGGTATGCCTTGTATTTATCAAATTATCAAGTCGTCAATGCTATGTACATCTTAATTTTTCACAGCTACGTTAGCTGATGGAAGTGTACCAACAGATAGTTTATGTTCAAGCATGTATTATATTCTCTGGTGAATGCAAATACGCTCTTTCAAGGATCTGGCAATCAATGTTCCAAATGTGTCACCATTTTTCATGTTCTGTGTGCATTGCAAGCTAGTTACAGACGAACTTGATCAAGTTCGGTAATTCATTAGATCGGTTTGTTCACCATGGCTGGTTGAACCTCAATAGCAAGTACTTCAGTGCATTTACTAAAAACGAAATGGTAGCAACATTGTCATTGAGATTTCTTCTACTCCTTGCTGATGTATTTCCCCCCCATGTTGTGGCTTGCATAGAAGTGATATTTAGCAATGCTAGTGTTGCTCTGAATCCCATGTTTGATATTGCCTTCCTCACATGGCTATTGCTATATTACCTTTAAAGGATTGACCAGGAAATTGAACACAATTCTTGCTGAAGCTGCTCTTAACACATTCAAGTCTTAACAAATTCGTCATTGTGATATCAATGTTGCTCTACCCGAACCTTGAGGACAAGGTTCTTTTCGAGGATCGGAGTACTGTTGTGAACCAAGCTGGCTTCTATGGGCTAGAAGTGGTACACAAGACTGGTCCAGTTAAGATTATTGGGCCAAGTAAAATAttgaaattttttatttggaATTCAGGCCCAATTAGAATTTGGTTAAAAGGGGCTGGGAGTTGGAAGGAACGGTTTATGCGTATTGTTGAGAAAAGTCTGTATTCCCTCATCCCTTTCATCTATCTATGCTCGTTACAGCGATTTCCCTTTCAGTTCATAAATTCCGTTGTAATTCCAGTAACAACTTAGTGAAATACATCAATAGCTTATTTGGTCTGAAATTCAGTTTGTTTCAGTGTATCTGGATTTTTCACAGCCACGTTAGCTGATGGCAGTGTACCAACATAGTTTATGTTCAAGCATGTATACATTGTATTATATTCACCAGATAGTTTATGTTCAAGCATGTATGCATTGTATTATATTCTCTGGTGAATGCAAATACGCTCTTTCGCACACTGTTACAATATATGTCACTGAAGGGTGATTTGCTTTGTAAACTTGAATCAAGCGTCATATATCTACAGGTTGTCAGGGTGTTTCAAAAAGGAATTAATTAAGGACGCAAGTGTGTGATCAGCCCATGTAACGATATCGGGGGTGAACTTTTCTAGGAGAGAGTTTGGTACTAACGATATCAGTTGTTAACAACTGATCAGTTCCCATCTTTCTTGGGCACTATGGTTCCTAAAATCCTATGACTTGTGGGAGTCATATAGGATTCGCTTGTTTTTTGCTGATTTGGTTTCATTTATTTCATGCTACATCTGAACTAGCTTTCATTCTAAAAGTTTATCACAACAGCTAAAAAATAGTTACATGTACCGATCCATAAAGGGTGGGATTGGCGCCCTGAAAATAAGTAACATTACCCGCTAGAACAAAGTTAAATACacggaaaaaaaaattacacttaGTGTATTAAGTGTTAAATTCTTGATGAATAGAAATTACATGGGAAGCGTGTCTGCTAGTACCCCTCCAGTCTACCTTGTACAAGTATGGGTATATACTATGCAGGTAACGGTACGTGTATGACGACACATTGGCAATGTGATTGATGTGTTATCTACAAATACCAATCCGGTGATCAGCTTCAAATTAATGTAAACTAATGAGAACTTACAACTCTTCAGCACTGACTAATTTCTACATTGATATTTTGTttcacaaagaaaaaaaaaagaacaagaaatcGTAAGTGTCAACATATCATGACGGCaaaaatataatcaattctacaGAAGACATACAAACTCCTTTCACCTACGATTTGTAGAACCAATGATGGCCAACAATTCTTTTTCGGCTTGAAGACCATCATCAAAATCAACTGTACGTTTCATGCTTGCAATAGTTATACGAGCCGCTTCTCTATCTTTTTGCCGCTGCGAGTTAGCTTTCTCTTCTTGCAACTGTTTGTCCCACAACTtagctttcttcttcatctcttccaCATCGAACGCTTCACCAAGAATTAGTTGTTGGGATTTGATGATCATGCTAGCATACAGTTTCTTTAACATTGCAGCCCGAAGGACTTTGTTATCTTTTTCCAACTCCTTATTAACGTCAATAAGAATATGATGATCATTATTCGTCGAAATCTTCCTCTTTTTGCCGCATGCCACGTTCTTAGTTCCAAGAAGTACTTTTGGCTGAGAATTAAAAAGCAGCGCCACAATACCGTGATGATCATCCGTTGAGATTTTCCACTTCCTGCCACATACCATCTTCTCAGTGCCAACTAATTTTGGCCTAGAATTAAAAATCATTGCCATAACGTAATTAAAACGAGATCAGAATGTAACAATAAGTAGTAACCCTAAGCTCTACTGCTAATGAAAGAAAGATGATCGATATATTGAGAGTAGTAAAAAGAGTACTTAAGCACACTATTATATAGTACCGTTAACATAGACACGGCAACCGTTTCCGATTTTGTGTAGGACAAGGTACAATAAGAAAGTTTCCTaaaacttttatttttcatcGAGTTTCCTAAAACTTTTATTTTTTTCCACCGTGTTTCCTAAAACTAACAAAATTGCCGACTAACTAGTTACTCAACCAAATATGGAAACTTTCGAAACTCAATTAATTACTCATAGCTAAAATCATTTTAccatattttattttttcaccTAAGATCATGTTATTGTAAATTCAAAGTACAGATAAAGTACTCTATTCCTTTTATGAATGTTAGAGTAACGTTatttttatgattattcttttaatattaataaatatatgTTAAGTTCACTCTCTTTCTTTCTCTATTAATTGGGCGTGTAGATCCTGCTTTCCACTAACGATCGAGATATTTTTAAATTgtaatttaaattatttaaaacATAATAAGTAGAGAATCTTTAAGTATTTATTAAAAACCTacatcttttaattttttttttgtattatgtacattaattaaatatatattttaaaagcTCTAACTTCTTTATATtc
The sequence above is a segment of the Lycium barbarum isolate Lr01 chromosome 6, ASM1917538v2, whole genome shotgun sequence genome. Coding sequences within it:
- the LOC132645302 gene encoding PRA1 family protein F2-like, whose translation is MSENLSNYGTLPTSTSPTPPPPTTHSARKPPRPPLPPLRPPPPPPPPPPSRSETPTRRPWRVFFDYTLISLPYNYTEAMTRVRRNLNYFRVNYAMVILVILFISLVYHPISMIVFLAVCIAWLYYFREEPIIIMGTQLDDRLVLVGLGLVTVIALAFTHVGVNVLVALIIGFLVLGLHGALRGTEDLFLDENEAAEGGLLSVVSEEQIRSSYR
- the LOC132645304 gene encoding pathogenesis-related protein PR-4A, giving the protein MERVNKLCVAFFMISMMIAMASAQSATNVRATYHLYNPQNINWDLRTASAFCATWDADKPLAWRQKYGWTAFCGPAGPRGQDSCGKCLRVTNTGTGTQATVRIVDQCSNGGLDLDVNVFNQLDTNGLGNQQGHLTVNYEFVNCND